GTTGTGGGCAGCGGAGAGGGGAAGCGGATCACCCAATCCGAGTTCGTAGAACTCAACCGCATCATCTCTCCTTCGGGCGTTATCCGCCTTGTTGACGACCAGTATAACCGGCTTATCCGTTCGCCTGAGCATATCGGCGATCGCAACATCATGAGGGGTTATGCCGTCTATGGCATCCACGACGAAGATCAAGAGGGCCGATTCATCTATCGCCGTCCGAACCTGTTTCCTGACCAGATCGATCATCCGCTCATTCGATGTCAGATCCAGTCCCCCCGTGTCGATAAGCGTGAATTTTCTTCCCATCCACTCGACATCTCCGTAGAGCCTATCGCGTGTCACGCCCGGCTCATCATGAACGATCGCCAAACGACGTTTGATGATCCTGTTGAAGATCGACGATTTGCCTACGTTCGGCCTTCCTATGATAGCCACCTTGGGAATTCGATTCATATCTGGTCTCTCCCGCTGGATTCCTTCATTAGATCCAAGCTGATATTATTTTACCTCTACCAACGGTTATATTCAACCTGAGTTGAAAGATGTAAAGATGTTCGCCCATTTGACATCACTATCCCGTTCCGATATAATAAACTGCCTGTAAGGACAAGACAACATAAGGATAGGGGGACATCCATGCTACCTATATGTTATGACCCATATGTCGGGACGATGGGGCGATTCAGCCGGGCAGAGATATTCGATCTGGTCGCGAAGGCCGGCTATGAGGGGATCAACGTGCCGGTGAACCGTCTCTTCCTCGGAGATCTGTCATCCGGTGAGATAGAGGATGCGATGAGATTGGCCGGGCGATACAACCTTATAGTGCCGACGGTAGGTTTCGGCAACCACATCGTGACCAATCCGAAGCTTCGATCTGAGACGATGAGACACTTCGAGATCGTCCTGGACGTCGCCTTGAAGCTGAAGGCCGAGATAATCGGCATCTGGCCCAATCAGCCCGAAGGCGTATCGCGTGAGGAAGCCCTTGAGACGCTGAGGGAAAACCTCATGGAGATGTTACCAGCTCTGGAGGAGCATGGTTTGAGGATCACACTCGAATTCGAGAAGGGCTGTCCCCTCGATAACTATCGTGAGGGGATCGAGTTCATAGAGAACACGGACTCCAGGCTGAAGCTCACCTGCGACACCTATCATCTGTTCAACGACAGGGCGGATCCCTATCATGCGGCGATAGCGATGGGGGAGAAACTTGGGGATGTGCATGTCTCAGGCAGCCATCGAGGTGAGCCGGGAACTGGAGAATTCGATTTTGAATCCTTCGCTAAGGGGCTGAGAGAGATAAACTTCAAAGGACCGCTTGTGGTGCAATACCGGATGCAAGATGTGGATAGCATCGCCAGGAGCTGTCAGTTCACCAGGAAATTTCGTGAGATGATCATCGGCTGAGCTTGACTGCGCGGCGCAGGGGGAGATAACACAACTTCAACACCATATAACACATCGGGTAGCTTCTCTCAAATCCCAGAAGCCTGCTCAGTCTTTGCGCTTCACCCCAGTAATAGGAGTAGTCTATCGAATCGGCCCTGTCGATCTCCTCCTTTGAGAAGATCTTTTCGCAGAGGACCACCTCATCGCCGGTGTTCATCGGATATCCCCATGAGCGACAGATTATCGGCCTGTGTTCGTAACAGGCACACACACCCCCGATCAAAAAAGGACAGATCCCCTCGGAGCGCCCTCTAAGCAGGCCGATGGCCTCCTTTCTGGTCAGTTCCTCAGCAGGATGGCCTATCTCCAGGAGCTTTCTCGATGCCCTTCTCGCCTGCTCGAATATGGCGTTTTGTATCTCCCTGGGCAATTTCTCCACCCCTTCCCTCAGGTAGAGGGCTTCGACGGCGGAGATGAAAAGAGTGGAGGTGTTGAGGCAGCAGAGACAACATTCAACACCACATGGGAAGGTAGGCTTATATTTGGCGCGCAGCTCCGCACATCTGGAGTCCAGATCGGATATAAGTTTTCTGTATTGATCCATAACCTGCTCGACTTCCATGATCTTTTCACCGATAAGTATGATACCTTGAATTACCTTAGATAGGCAAGCCCTGAAGGAAACTATTTATCTGGATAAGCTCGGCAAAATATTATAAACTTTATAGCGGCTTCAGCAACCTTACATTTCATATCGTCGGAGGATCAGATGAGCCTGATAAGATATACCAGGAATCACGAATGGATAGAAGTTGAGGGTGAAATCGGAACTGTTGGGATAACCGAGAGATGGCTCGCGGAAAGAGGAGAGGTGGTTTACGTTGAACTGCCGGAGATCGGGGATGAGTATGAGAAGGAAGAACCGATAGCCTTGGTGGAATCGATGGATGGAACGGAGTACCACGTCCTGGCACCTATCACCGGCGAGGTAGTAGAGATAAATGAGGAACTCGAAGATGACGTCGACCTGATAAATAGATCCCCGGAGGGAGATGGATGGTTGTTCAAGATGAGGATAGAGATGAGGCGTGAGCTGAAATCCTTGATGAACCTAGATGAGTATGAGGATTTTGAAGAGGAGGATTACGAGGAGTTCGAGATCACAGACTTAGGCGAGGAAGAACTTCTATGAACTCAAAGGGGGGGCACGTTAAAGGTGCCCCTCTAAACCTTACCCCATTTCTTCAGATTTTCGAAGCTTATCCTAGCGCTTTCCAATGATGGCCTTTGGCAGACGTCCTGTTCAACGATATACCACTCTACGCCGCTTTTCTCCGAGGCGTCAAAGATCGCTTGAAAATCCATTATCCCCTCGCCAACTTCCATGAAGGTCCTACCATCCTCTCCCATGTCCTTCAGATGGATTAAAGGACATCTACCGGTGAGTTTCATGATGTATTCCGCCGGATCCTCGCCGCCGAATTTCACCCAGAAGGTATCTATCTCGGCTTTGAGACATTCCGGATCGGAGGACTCATACAGGATATCGAATCCGTACTTGCCGTCGAATTTCTGAAATTCGAAGGCGTGGTTGTGGTAGCACAAAGTTAACCCTTTTTCCCTGCACTTCGCCCCTATCTCATTCAGCATTTTGGCCGCCTCTCTCCATTGTGAAGCCGAGCCGCGCATCTCCTCGGGCATATAGGGGCAGACAATATATCTGTTGCCTATCTCCAAATTGTAATCGATAACCGCATCGAGATCTCCCCTGAGCTGATCGATCCCCACATGGTTTCCGGCGGGTTTTAATCCCAGATCGTCGAGTACCTCTTTCAGCTTTGACGAGCTTAGCCCACCCGTTCCGGCGAACTCAACCCCCTCATATCCGATCTGGGCAACCTTTTCCAGCGTGCCAAGGAAATCCTTCGCAGTCTCATCCCGCACCGTATAAAGCTGTAATGCAACGGGTATCCTGGCCATACTCACAACCTCCACG
The sequence above is a segment of the Candidatus Poribacteria bacterium genome. Coding sequences within it:
- a CDS encoding sugar phosphate isomerase/epimerase; amino-acid sequence: MARIPVALQLYTVRDETAKDFLGTLEKVAQIGYEGVEFAGTGGLSSSKLKEVLDDLGLKPAGNHVGIDQLRGDLDAVIDYNLEIGNRYIVCPYMPEEMRGSASQWREAAKMLNEIGAKCREKGLTLCYHNHAFEFQKFDGKYGFDILYESSDPECLKAEIDTFWVKFGGEDPAEYIMKLTGRCPLIHLKDMGEDGRTFMEVGEGIMDFQAIFDASEKSGVEWYIVEQDVCQRPSLESARISFENLKKWGKV
- the gcvH gene encoding glycine cleavage system protein GcvH, with the translated sequence MSLIRYTRNHEWIEVEGEIGTVGITERWLAERGEVVYVELPEIGDEYEKEEPIALVESMDGTEYHVLAPITGEVVEINEELEDDVDLINRSPEGDGWLFKMRIEMRRELKSLMNLDEYEDFEEEDYEEFEITDLGEEELL
- a CDS encoding sugar phosphate isomerase/epimerase — protein: MLPICYDPYVGTMGRFSRAEIFDLVAKAGYEGINVPVNRLFLGDLSSGEIEDAMRLAGRYNLIVPTVGFGNHIVTNPKLRSETMRHFEIVLDVALKLKAEIIGIWPNQPEGVSREEALETLRENLMEMLPALEEHGLRITLEFEKGCPLDNYREGIEFIENTDSRLKLTCDTYHLFNDRADPYHAAIAMGEKLGDVHVSGSHRGEPGTGEFDFESFAKGLREINFKGPLVVQYRMQDVDSIARSCQFTRKFREMIIG